From a region of the Bombus terrestris chromosome 8, iyBomTerr1.2, whole genome shotgun sequence genome:
- the LOC110119486 gene encoding uncharacterized protein LOC110119486 isoform X2, translating to MECPEAMERGRNFRLLSEEELPRLLDFLAGYLPESLKFHQTLLTYMHDRVWDFNFYVANNWPEDAICLHFPGMTLSPHGLLFESVGVFCPNDRLELLTLLRNEDVLIDWSKPLYINFIHYALAEELTRLYEGIGTIERVAGDVYMCADPNNLNCVEEADEDADPDIQVQPLKAEHAEGIYELYPANDMECHEVFLRLIRILPAAGVFVKGSLAAWMVQSYYGAMFSMQTKPEYRRKGYGTKLARYLTKKVVDKGYQPFVVIRPENDASQSLYRKLGFKRLYQTVRMSFMPSTWQDEETKMNRVLRENLENAVRQLTIEQKVADAFRNEEMISIKEETIEDKEQMSECLNETGNLLVEEPEEGSEEDENPLGEETEERIIVTELSVEGNVEVESAGNTAETANGSNQDDGGTNTGDAE from the exons TTCCATCAAACTTTGTTGACCTACATGCATGACAGAGTATGGGATTTTAATTTCTACGTAGCTAATAACTGGCCCGAGGACGCGATCTGCTTACATTTCCCCGGAATGACATTATCT CCTCATGGTTTGCTGTTCGAGAGCGTGGGCGTCTTTTGTCCTAACGACCGACTGGAACTACTCACATTATTGAGGAACGAAGATGTTTTGATCGATTGGTCGAAGCCTTTGTACATTAACTTCATACACTATGCCTTAGCGGAAGAGTTGACACGTCTTTACGAGGGGATAGGAACTATAGAGAGGGTGGCTGGAGATGTCTACATGTGCGCGGACCCGAACAACCTAAACTGCGTGGAAGAAGCTGACGAGGACGCAGATCCTGACATACAAGTTCAACCGCTGAAAGCAGAACACGCCGAAGGAATTTATGAACTGTATCCTGCTAACGATATGGAGTGTCATGAAGTCTTTCTGCGGCTAATCAGAATCCTTCCAGCAGCAGGAGTCTTTGTTAAGGGAAGTTTAGCAGCGTGGATGGTCCAGTCTTACTATGGGGCCATGTTCTCCATGCAGACCAAGCCAGAATACAGACGGAAGGGCTACGGTACAAAATTAGCAAG GTACTTGACCAAAAAAGTCGTCGACAAGGGGTACCAGCCGTTCGTTGTGATACGTCCTGAAAATGATGCGAGTCAGAGTTTATACAGGAAATTAGGATTTAAGAGGTTGTACCAAACCGTACGGATGTCGTTCATGCCGTCAACGTGGCAGGACGAAGAAACGAAGATGAACCGAGTCTTACGAGAGAACTTGGAGAACGCTGTCAGACAGCTAACCATCGAGCAGAAAGTTGCGGACGCGTTCAGAAATGAAGAAATGATTTCCATTAAGGAAGAAACCATAGAAGACAAGGAACAGATGTCGGAATGTCTGAACGAAACAGGGAATTTGTTGGTGGAGGAACCTGAGGAAGGATCCGAAGAGGACGAAAATCCTTTGGGAGAGGAGacagaagaaagaataatagTGACCGAACTTTCGGTCGAAGGAAACGTCGAAGTAGAATCTGCTGGTAATACTGCAGAAACTGCGAATGGTAGCAATCAAGACGATGGGGGAACAAATACTGGGGACGCGGAGTAA